A region of the Pseudoliparis swirei isolate HS2019 ecotype Mariana Trench chromosome 21, NWPU_hadal_v1, whole genome shotgun sequence genome:
ttttttgatttcagaaaatggctgcaatgaaacaaagagtgaacatggAAAGGGGTCTggatactttccgtacccactgtatatattgttgtttctCACAAATTCAgccagtgtgtgtttgatatCTTTGAAACAAAAGTTAAAGGTTCTGTCGGTTGGAACAAAGTTTGTTATGATGATGTGTATATCGGGTTTAATAATTTGTTTTCCCTTTCTTTGCCTTGAGTAATGCCAGATTTGATGGATTTGGAAGGGTTGCATCATAATTACATGTGAAAGTCAAGCCAGACACATGTGAAGGCTTTTCATCACCAATGAGGATTTTCCACTCGATTGATACTCAAGTCACAACTTTAGACTTTagaccagggctattcaacttcagtagcaagtgggccgaataagaaaatcacggggggtgtgagggccgcacagaatattgatcaaataatggctcaaaattaaaaacagtaatgtatatttccacaggtaaacagtcacacacgaaaatgcgtcggtattgtgtggcaaaagtgttgtgaacaagcatcactataaacatgtttcaaagtgtaaatatccgctcaaggtaaccagttgtttcagatcccaaaccaaactgttcccatgaaaacataagaaatgtgacttaatggatcaatatataaattaattgaaatgacactaatatctggtggcgcagtgcacagactgcatgtctttgagtgcagactccttttgcgtgaaagggatcgaaaccaggtcgggcgatctttttatttttattttttcgaaaatgtatttcttcctccgtggctgtgatgcactgctcacttatacaatcgtaaccgccgacatggatatgaacggtggcttgaagatctccagcaatatgtttgtgaatgtgtgacgaatctggtgcgcgagacagagccccgctgcagacgtgaagagaacacaacgcacgcacgcgcagggaaaccagtaggtctgaaaacctGTAGGGGTGTAagaacggcaaccaacacgggtgcgtaacataaagatgtaaccatacaggtttggttgaggcaacagtgaaactcaatggctctgggttaaatGTCTCattgtataaaagaggcgtgtccgtcagttttattttttcttaccaagctatactgatttgcaggcagtcttgcgggccgtagttaaactcaaacgggccgtatccggcccgcgggccgctagttgaataggcctgctttAGACCTTAGACTTTAGACTTTAGATTCGTGCCCTTTCTTGGAAATTAGTCTTTTGGCTTGAAAATACTTGATACCTCCCATCAAATTTAAAGTATGTTGCAAAAAATCTCGACCATGAATTCTTTAATCTCCCTTTTATTCCATCAGTTGTTAACTAACTTTAACGCTAATCATTCCCTTGCCAGTGTGCCCTTAATTCCACAGACTCATTTCCTGTGAACCAATCCAACATCACCCAAGGGGAGAACCATGAAGAACCACCGTAACGTGGCTGACTGGCAGTTGGAAAAAAGTGACACCAAAGATATTTACATGTGCAGCACAACGAATGATGACATCAATGGCATCCCACGAAGAGCTCACAACTCAAAGTTTTGAAATTGACTAATGATTCTGGGTTTGTCTCGAGACATGACTCAGAGTTGTGAGCCATGACTTGACACTAATTTAAGACTTGCAAAAAAGTGACTTGCTACAACCTCTGATCTAGATACACTAGATCATGGTTAGGTGTTGGGTTTAGAGAAAGCAGCGGTTGTTGACAGCGGATGAACTAAGCACATCATCTACAGCCAATCATTCTCTGAACTACCTCACAGGTTGGACATTGGCGTTTTTCTACATGGACTAGAGAGCTGCGGTTCAGTGACCAGCGTGACATGCATGTCTGGGGATTACCGAGTAGTGTCTTGTCATTGGCTGGCGCCTCAGTCGCTCCCTCATAACGGGAGGCGCGTAATTACGCGCTGCGCCCTCGAAACTTTGGCACACCTCCGCTGCGTAATCGGAAGTGTCAACACTGCCACTCATATCGAGCGCGCGCCGCCGAAGTCCCCATGTGCTGCGATGTGAGTCAGGCCACAAGAAGAGGAAATCCCCAAGGCCGACAAAAGGACGAGAGGCCCCTTTAAATCgacgcgcgagagagagaggtatagagagagcgagagagcgagggagggagggagcgcgatctgatcaacaacaacactgttcTTCTCAGGAGCCGCGTTTACCGGAGCCAGCTCTTTCCCGCAGCCtcggtggaggagaagaggtgaGGCAATGTTTATTTGACGGTATTTCCTCCGGCGCTGTCGCGGCCATCGATCCCGGTAACGCCGCCGGTGTGCTTCACGCGGGCGGAGACGCGCCGTGTATTCCCGGGAGAGAGCGGAACGGAAGCCACGCTACTGAAACGGCAGCTGTGCGTGGTTGTCGTGTCCAGGAAGGCATCCGCTCCACCTGTTAGCGCAGGAACACAACAGTGCTTGTTTCGGCATAAACAGCagggggagggatggggggggggggattgtccGCGCGCACTTGCCACGCGCGCCTCTGACGCACGAGAGCTTATTTTCTGACCCACGTATTTACTTTCTTTCGCAGGCAACGAGGACTTTCTGTCCGTCACCTGCACCACCGCGTCGTGTGCCGCCGCTCATACATCGGCGCTGGTGGATGCCATTGCGGAAGTAAGAGGCGGTTCGTCACGACCCGAGAGCTCGGTGCTGTGCGGACCTCTAGCGGCCGATCGGGAGAAGTGCTCGAGATGTACGGAGCGTCAGGTATACCGGGGCTCATCGCGCCCAGCGGGCCGCCCCGGCAGCCCGGTCCGGCGGGGCAGTACAGCCCGGGACACCCCCAGGtgaacggcggcggcggcaggggGGGCAACCCGCAGAGACTCGGACAGAGGGCGCCCAAACTCGGACAGATTGGTCGAACCAAGAAAGGTGGGTCTCCGGTGGGCTTGTTTGTTTATAGGCgaagttttgtttgtttgggtcAAGTACATGGCCGTGACGTCATAGAAACACtggcttcatttttttttagaaatgtttccttaaatgttcattgtttttcaCAGCAGAAGTCTCCTCTCCAAAACACACCCGACCAGGGTATACAAGTCTGTAAAGAACACAGAATAAAGCAGTTCCATGTTTTAATCCACAGGAAGTAGTTTATAGTTAAAGCcaatatctaaaaaaaaaagtgtatcatGAAAATATGGCTTAAATCtggataaacaaacaaatgcacttTGTAACTCTTTATTTTAATACGTACAAATATTCGAACTTATTATATCTGTAAGTTAAAGTTTCCGATTCTACTCTCTAAATGGACAAAATAGATGTCAACCACAGCGTCTTGTACCGGCGCACTCTTCACTGAGAGGCacccatgacctttgaccttttcctCCTCAGTGGACTTGGATGACGAagacctggatgacatcatgaacaACAACGGGCAGTGTCCCGTATCCCTGTCGCCCATCTCCTAAACTTCACAGAGAAGTGgcaaccccccaaaaacaacgAAAAAACGAGAAATACCCCCAGGAAGCCCAAACTCCCCTTTCGGTGACCTCGGCCTCGACCCCGTCGTGCGTCCGACCGACACTTCCGACGGCTCAACAAACGCCTCATTTAGCGGCGGCCTCGGCCTCGATTGTACATAGTGTTTATTTATCTTACCTTTTGGTGAATGGATGGCTTGTGTTGCATCGCTCTCTGCTCGGCACCTCGGGAGGCCGTAAGATTATCAGGACTCGAGGGAAGGAAGTGTCTACATTTTTTTCAGAGCTTCTTCACGAGGGCTACGTTTCTAAAGTTGCACTGAGCAAATGGTCCGGCCGGACAGCATCTTCTCACCCGCCTGTTTTCTGGTGAGGGATCCTGAGTCCGTGGGTTTGGCCGCGTGAGGGAACACGGACGCGTTAATGTCTAACACACGGGTGAAATATGAAGCTTTGGTTGCGCAGTGACGGACGCTCGATATTTACTGAACGAGAAATAAAACTACTGCTATTTATTTATCGTTTAAAaggggaagaaggaaaaaaaaaggaagacgcGTCGTTATGGCTTCTTAATGTTTTTTACTCGTTTCCGAATGGAAATCGCTTCAACCGAGATTGAATCGTGTTTTCAAAGCTGGTGCACTTTTGTGGGAATGCCTGTTATGTGCAGTGGCATGTTCTATGCATGGAGTCTGTGAACGCATCCACACACGTAGCTGCTCTCCTGTTATTAAGGGCTAACGTAGAAGTATTTCCAAACCGCACCGTTCACGCTCTTTTAGATCACGCTGAgtcaacacttttttttccgaAAAGCTCCTCGTTGGCAGACTCGGCAGTGAAAAgtcgtaaacaacaacaacaacaacacggtttCTGGAGGTTTTGTTAGAGGCGGACACGTACGGCTCCAGCACTTTGAAAAATCGATCGGCGAATGCCATTTGATTGGAATCGATTGgcacacgatgacgtcatcgcgaGCTCCCTTACGCAACACCTGGCT
Encoded here:
- the si:dkey-112a7.4 gene encoding uncharacterized protein si:dkey-112a7.4, whose amino-acid sequence is GGRERDLINNNTVLLRSRVYRSQLFPAASVEEKRQRGLSVRHLHHRVVCRRSYIGAGGCHCGSKRRFVTTRELGAVRTSSGRSGEVLEMYGASGIPGLIAPSGPPRQPGPAGQYSPGHPQVNGGGGRGGNPQRLGQRAPKLGQIGRTKKVDLDDEDLDDIMNNNGQCPVSLSPIS